One part of the Flavobacterium phycosphaerae genome encodes these proteins:
- a CDS encoding DUF6943 family protein, producing MTNFIIKSHRIGTCYASPHIFILNKGLNSGKPNKEAYTNSFAIIFQNEEDCENFYFVAFSLWQTRFWHKYLTGSVIPFLRLQDFKKEFNPRAKAMIEEHEQHVKHVAALKLLEQKEKQFQENINLINEMRRVILYRYCK from the coding sequence ATGACGAATTTCATCATCAAATCCCACCGTATAGGCACTTGTTATGCAAGTCCTCATATTTTTATTCTTAACAAAGGGCTGAACAGCGGTAAGCCTAATAAAGAGGCATATACAAACAGTTTTGCAATAATCTTCCAAAATGAAGAGGATTGTGAAAACTTCTATTTTGTTGCTTTCAGTCTATGGCAAACAAGATTTTGGCATAAATATCTAACCGGTTCAGTAATTCCGTTTTTAAGGCTACAGGATTTTAAAAAAGAATTCAATCCAAGAGCCAAAGCAATGATAGAAGAACACGAGCAACATGTTAAGCATGTAGCAGCTTTAAAGCTTCTGGAACAAAAAGAAAAGCAATTCCAAGAAAATATAAACCTTATTAATGAAATGCGAAGAGTAATTCTTTACCGCTATTGCAAATAA
- a CDS encoding tetratricopeptide repeat protein: MNFTQRGESRLRNGKYHEAFFDFSKCIEIEPKMIPVYNFRAKTRGLLKDYKGAIEDYLIVLSDKPDHGQALYEIGITYFMTTKWKKEKTHLEKLKNLEFKKLQKY, from the coding sequence ATGAATTTCACTCAACGTGGTGAATCAAGATTACGCAATGGAAAATATCATGAAGCTTTTTTTGATTTTTCAAAGTGTATAGAAATAGAACCAAAAATGATTCCAGTGTATAATTTTAGAGCTAAAACAAGAGGATTGCTCAAAGATTATAAAGGAGCAATCGAAGATTATTTAATTGTTTTAAGTGATAAACCAGATCATGGACAAGCTTTATATGAAATTGGCATTACTTACTTTATGACGACCAAATGGAAAAAGGAGAAAACGCACTTAGAAAAGCTGAAAAACTTGGAATTCAAAAAGCTACAGAAGTATTAA
- a CDS encoding tetratricopeptide repeat protein has translation MDYKDFKKFVYATTFESAFKLGEIALENKDFEGAILNFTQALEFNPNSLEANAHKLLCLFALNRFEACIPIGEKLILIEPDKERNYVTLANCYMELKEYDKAEIILQKLLASTRKTI, from the coding sequence ATGGATTATAAAGACTTTAAAAAATTTGTATACGCAACAACATTTGAATCTGCATTTAAACTTGGAGAAATTGCTCTCGAAAACAAAGATTTTGAAGGAGCTATTTTGAATTTTACTCAAGCTTTAGAATTTAATCCTAATTCTTTAGAAGCAAATGCACATAAACTGTTATGCCTATTTGCTTTAAATAGATTTGAAGCTTGTATTCCTATTGGCGAAAAACTAATTCTTATTGAACCTGACAAGGAGCGGAACTATGTAACATTAGCTAACTGTTATATGGAACTTAAAGAATATGATAAAGCAGAAATTATTTTACAAAAGCTATTAGCATCGACCCGAAAAACTATATGA